Sequence from the candidate division WOR-3 bacterium genome:
TTAGGCCAGCGGAAGGTTTGGCCACGGACACCTACCGACCGCCTGATTTGCCAGGTTCGGGTGGCGATGTCAAATGAGTAGAAGTCGGGAACTCCACCACCCTTTATTGCCCAGATGGTACCCTGGGTACCGGTGAACTGGTCATAAGTAAGGTCACAGCCCTCTTTTGCCTTTTTGCCGGACGGGTCTGAAGGCATACTTGGTAGCGACTCCCAGGTACCGGTCGCGATGTCATAAGAGTAAAATTCGTTTGTGTTTCCACCTTTCAGCGCATACAGTTTATTGGTTGCCGGGACATAGACGAGTGAGGCGTTTTTCACCTTGCGGCGGGAAGGTCCAATCGGGATATTTTCGCGCTGCACCCAGGAAGATGAGATAAAGACTTTACTGAAGATATCGTTAGCCGAGTTGATATCACCAGCCATTGCGGTGGAACATACTGCCGAGAAAGTGCCCCGACCATACCAGGTGCTGGGCATCGTTACAGTTGTTTCGGCACCGGGTGCCAGTCCAGTTACAAGGACGGAGTCAAAGTAGTCCCCGGGCATAATCCTCAGATAAGCCCAGATAGAATCGCCCACGGTGCCGTAGTTCTGGATTTTGACCTGAGGATAAAGCGTCTCCGGGAATGTATAGGTGGCGGGCGTTACTATGTCAAGCGCCGCCGCATCCCGGAACTCACGGTACAGTTTTATCGCGCGTCCGGATGTGAGTCGGTTCTGAGGGTCGTTGGTTGCGGATGAGAGCGGGGGCAAAGAGTAAAGGTAGTTAACACCACCATTACCTTCTTTGTTTTCGATGCCGATAGAGGTGTTTTTGCCATAGTCGTAGTTCAAGTCACCGGTGGTTACATCCTGATACTGGAACACAACGGTGCCGTTTTCATTGAGGATAACTTCAAAGGTTACGAGGTCGGTGGTGTCGGTGTATTTAATGTTAACATTCTGCCAGATGACGACGAACTGTCTATTAGGTGATTGTCCGATTGTTTTGTAATAGACCTTTCCTGCGGAACGGAGTTCAAGGTCAGCCCACCAGGGTGCAATAAGTGCATTGGGCAGGTTACTGTTCGGGATGGGTTGCGGATTGGGTGCAAATTCGTGGGGGTCATAACCGAGCGATAGCCATCCGTTGGTGCAGACATAGCAGTTGTTGTAGGTGGTGTCGGAGTAAGGGAAGTCAAAACCGATAGGTACAAAGATTCGGTATTCATCTTCGCGCTGGATGGCGATGTTAGCGCCACTCGTGTCGATCCAGGAGTAAACCGGACCGCCGGTAGTGTCAGAGTCAATCCAGGCATAGCCGGCGGTGACCCTGCCCGTATAAGCGCCTTTGACAAGGTCAAAACCAAACCGTTTGTCGTCGTTCTGCGGTACCTGGTCCACAATCGGCGAACCGCTCCAGTCAAAATAGACAATGACCGAACAGGGCTGGGATGCAGTTGTTGGAACCCAGCCGTTGAAATCGACCGCAATCTCGTCCCCGGGTCCAAGTGCGGCGATGGTTGCCGAGCCGGTGAAAAGGGGATTGCGGCTTAAGTCGATAACCGAGCAGCGAACCGGGATGTTGTATAAACTGTCGGTGCCAAAGTTTTCAATGTGGGCGCGAATCGGGCAGGGAGCATCAAAGGGCCGCTGTATGAACTCATAGAGCGGCTGTTCAATGAATGTCACACGGGCGTCTTGATTTGCCGGGGTAAGCGGATTGTGATTGACAATGACCCGAAGCATTAAGTCACCGGGTGGTGTTTCCGGCAGCATTGTACCGTCTCGATAGTAGGTCCAGTAATTGTTGGGGTTATTGAGATTGCCGTCGTTGGCGAGTTGCGGACATTCTGGTGGTTCACCAACCTGGAGGTAGAAAACATAGAAGTCACCGGCCACTGGAATCTGTTCGCCGGTGTCGGCGACAAACACCGAGTTCCAGCCCGCACCCGGTGCGGCGTAAAGGACCGGTGTTTTAAATATGAATGGTCCAGGCATTCCGGTACCAAGGTCAGGAGCGATAGCAAGTTGATACCGGGAATGTGCCGGATTAGCGGGCGAGTTAAGATAAACCTTGAGCGATTCAATATGAACCGGAGAAGATACGGAAAATTTAGCACCCCACCCATAATGGCCCACAGGCCAGGTGCGATAACCGGCAGGTGTACCGTTGTCATTGGCAATCTCTTCAAGGGTCGATACAACAAAGTTACGGGTCAGCGTGTCGTTAGCACGGTTGTAGTCGGAGTCGGCAGCGCACCAGAACTTAATTGAGTAGTCACCACCGGGCAGCGGGAACGATGTGGAGTCAAAAAACGACACCTTTTCTCCGGTAAGGGCAAGAAGCGTATCAATCGTATCCTGCCACAGGTAGAGCGAGTTGCCAAGGCTATCAAAAAGTTCACAGAAGACCGGAATGTTATACTGGTCCTGTAAACCGATGTTACGAAAGCGTGCCTGGGGGTAAAGGTTGCCCGGAAGTTCAAAGTAGTCCGGTTTTAAGATTCGCTGGCAGCGGATATCGTAAGGGAGAATTGAGTCTCCAGTAACGACGACATCGTCAAACATCCACCAGTTGATGTTGAACAAATCACCCTGAAAAATCCAGGCGATGACAACACTATCGCGCCTTGCTGCCGAGGTCAACTCAAAAGATTCGAGAACCCCGGGACCGACATTCTGCTCGTAATAGTCTTGCAGGACATAGGGGAATGTTTGACCACCATCAATGGAGTAGCGAATCTGGGCGGTGTAGGGGTTAGATATCCGGTGCGAAAAGTAGGTACTGCAGGTGAGCACAATGTTACGATAGGTAGCGCAGTTAATGACCGGAGAGATAAGCATATCCGGGGTCTGATTCTGGTTCAGTTGCCAGAAGATTGCCGGATATGGAGAAGGATGGTCGGTCCAGGGTGCGGCGTTTGCCGGTTCCCGGTGCCAATCGGCATAATTCTGGGGATTTAAAGTGTCGTAAATCACGGTCCAGCCCGGAGGTGGACTTTGGGGTGTCCAGGGTATATCAAAGTTTTCAACAAGAAGGGTGTCGGCAAACCCCAGTGTCAAGAGCACAATTAAACCGACAGCCAGGTTTCTCATTATAGCCTCCTTTTAATTGCCTGCGTTTGGTTTCATCAATTAAAAATGTAACCCGGGGTTGAGTGTTAATCTCAGCCCAGCCGCTACCCGCAGCCACTTTGATTATAGAACGATAACCGTTTTGTGTCAAGTTAAATATGTTTAATAATCACATAGTTTTAACACAGAGACCAGAGAATGGGTTAAGTTGACGACAGGTTCAATTTATTTTAAACCGGGAATCGGCGAACAGGTTACAGAATAGGCATATTCAAATGGTCGCACTCAGGGTATTGACCGGGTTCTAAAAAACCAGCCTGAAGGCAAACTTTAAGGCAGAAGTGGAGATGGACCGGTAAAGGGTAGCAAAGAAAGGGCAGGATGTAAGCGGGTTTATTTAGCCGAGAGTAGTAAGTGGCGGGGTGTTGGGTATAACCCTATTTGTTATCAAAGAGATAGAAGCGGATGGTGTTAATCCGGCTTCGGCTCTATCAGGCTTCAGTGCTACCGCACTATGTGCGATGAAAGGGGTGTATGAGACTATCCCAGGAATTACCCCCGGACTGTGCCGGGGACGGTTTTTTGTCACTTTTTGGTGATTTTTCGTATATAATATAAGTAAACGCAGGGCCAGGATTTAATTCTGTGCGTTTTTGTTGACATAAGGTTATTTTGTTCTAACATTCAAAAGGTGGGAAGGTTATGGGTTTGAGAGCATTTTGGCTTTTGCGATTTATTTTGCGGTTTGGGTGTCCTTCAACCCTGTTTTCTCAACCGGTATCAAAAACGGACAGCAGGACCTAATCAACCATTATGATGGTTTTGCAAAAACATCGCTTGGACAGCCTCCGGGCGGGATTCTTGGCTACCAAATAAGAGCCACAAAAATTCCACCAGACATAACAAGAACAACATTACCAAACACGGGCGGACTTTATAGTATTGCTGCTTCTGAAATAGGGCTATTTAATGTCGGAGATACAATCAGAGTTCATTTGGATAATTATTACAGACCACAAGATAGCTCAAACATGGTTCATGTTGTTACACCAGAAGACACATCCAGGCCATGGCAATATCTTCCAGAACTTTGTTGTGACAGTTCTCTTGTTCAAAATAGGGCACACACAATTTGTGTAAGAAATGTTTATTCTCCAGATTCTGGAGAAATCTTTTTAGAATACTATTTAAGCAAAGACCCTTCACATAG
This genomic interval carries:
- a CDS encoding T9SS type A sorting domain-containing protein yields the protein MRNLAVGLIVLLTLGFADTLLVENFDIPWTPQSPPPGWTVIYDTLNPQNYADWHREPANAAPWTDHPSPYPAIFWQLNQNQTPDMLISPVINCATYRNIVLTCSTYFSHRISNPYTAQIRYSIDGGQTFPYVLQDYYEQNVGPGVLESFELTSAARRDSVVIAWIFQGDLFNINWWMFDDVVVTGDSILPYDIRCQRILKPDYFELPGNLYPQARFRNIGLQDQYNIPVFCELFDSLGNSLYLWQDTIDTLLALTGEKVSFFDSTSFPLPGGDYSIKFWCAADSDYNRANDTLTRNFVVSTLEEIANDNGTPAGYRTWPVGHYGWGAKFSVSSPVHIESLKVYLNSPANPAHSRYQLAIAPDLGTGMPGPFIFKTPVLYAAPGAGWNSVFVADTGEQIPVAGDFYVFYLQVGEPPECPQLANDGNLNNPNNYWTYYRDGTMLPETPPGDLMLRVIVNHNPLTPANQDARVTFIEQPLYEFIQRPFDAPCPIRAHIENFGTDSLYNIPVRCSVIDLSRNPLFTGSATIAALGPGDEIAVDFNGWVPTTASQPCSVIVYFDWSGSPIVDQVPQNDDKRFGFDLVKGAYTGRVTAGYAWIDSDTTGGPVYSWIDTSGANIAIQREDEYRIFVPIGFDFPYSDTTYNNCYVCTNGWLSLGYDPHEFAPNPQPIPNSNLPNALIAPWWADLELRSAGKVYYKTIGQSPNRQFVVIWQNVNIKYTDTTDLVTFEVILNENGTVVFQYQDVTTGDLNYDYGKNTSIGIENKEGNGGVNYLYSLPPLSSATNDPQNRLTSGRAIKLYREFRDAAALDIVTPATYTFPETLYPQVKIQNYGTVGDSIWAYLRIMPGDYFDSVLVTGLAPGAETTVTMPSTWYGRGTFSAVCSTAMAGDINSANDIFSKVFISSSWVQRENIPIGPSRRKVKNASLVYVPATNKLYALKGGNTNEFYSYDIATGTWESLPSMPSDPSGKKAKEGCDLTYDQFTGTQGTIWAIKGGGVPDFYSFDIATRTWQIRRSVGVRGQTFRWPKIGACLAYVPTHGPEGAVYCATGNNSLTFVRYDIGADTWARCPDVPFIPLRRRTCRYGTDMVYDGDSIIYLLKGNNTTEVWKYYPAFDSWYLTPLDQVSLIGNRNRRVKAGGAITYLNSNLFVLKGGNTQEFWSYPIGVRDSWVQRSDIPIALTGKRTKVKRGAALAAAGNAIFCLKGSYVYEFWEYRPETDSLGNTLFFSSAPERQGVMAENTPLPFATELALFPNPIGKNNLTILCNIPTSQHIRLTIYDATGAQTKNILNTTLPAGRHKFTWNLITDKGTLAPPGVYFLKLEAGNKVYSRKLIVQR